A window from Leptothermofonsia sichuanensis E412 encodes these proteins:
- a CDS encoding pentapeptide repeat-containing protein: MLFTKFISKSISAIALDVAAYLGILKRWLPRQVVDRTGTLSLIFTGLLVIWLGLPLPAQAETQSGLPYARQYAPPLSYSNASLQGKDFSGQMLQVAEFSNANLNQTNFSNANLRGAVLSASTMTETNLQGADLTQSLMDQIQFTRANLRDAILENAILLRSTFSDVDITGADFTNAMLDGLQVKQLCQIASGTNSKTGVDTRESLGCK; this comes from the coding sequence ATGCTCTTTACAAAATTTATTTCAAAATCTATTTCTGCGATCGCCCTGGATGTCGCGGCTTATCTGGGAATTCTGAAGCGCTGGCTGCCCCGCCAGGTTGTTGACAGAACAGGGACTTTAAGCCTGATTTTTACGGGGCTGCTGGTCATCTGGCTGGGGTTGCCGTTGCCCGCCCAGGCAGAAACGCAGTCGGGACTGCCCTATGCCAGGCAATATGCCCCGCCCCTGTCCTACAGTAACGCATCCCTTCAGGGGAAGGATTTCTCCGGTCAGATGTTGCAGGTAGCGGAGTTTTCTAACGCCAATTTGAATCAGACGAATTTTTCCAATGCCAATTTGCGGGGAGCCGTCCTGAGTGCCTCAACCATGACTGAAACCAACCTCCAGGGAGCAGATCTGACCCAGTCACTGATGGATCAAATTCAATTTACCCGTGCCAACCTGAGGGATGCAATTTTAGAAAACGCGATTCTGTTGCGATCGACCTTTAGCGACGTGGATATTACGGGCGCAGATTTCACCAATGCCATGTTGGATGGATTGCAGGTCAAACAGTTGTGTCAGATCGCCAGTGGGACAAATTCTAAAACGGGGGTTGATACGAGGGAGTCGTTGGGGTGTAAGTGA
- a CDS encoding ABC transporter substrate-binding protein has translation MNVVTRSAGIFLLAMAAIALPGCRPASQPSGQIITLRLSGWQSNPNEKQRLDYLLRKFEKTHPTIQVKYETINSEYMDVIKTRLIGDVAPDVFYLDGFEAPLLMQYQVLEPLDRYITPEFNLADFEPSLLNAFRYRNQLYGLPKDFSTLALIYNKQALAAAGITHPPKTWAAFTVAARKLTVDRNGDGKIDQYGFGIAPELARQTFMIKAFGGQLVDQNGFATFAAPNSLRGLELIVNQYRRDRTAAQPTDVGATWGSEMLGQGKAAMVIEGPWSIPYFKETFPALEFGTAEVPAINGKPGTMAYTVAYVMNRKTRHKEAAWKLIAYLTGKEGMKAWADQGLALPARRSVLGELGYDKNTLYAPFVAGARYATIWQAGKHLPTIRMNFNNQFISALLGEQPLSDAMQRAQDTANREISWAN, from the coding sequence ATGAATGTTGTAACTCGATCGGCTGGAATATTCTTGTTAGCGATGGCGGCGATCGCCCTTCCTGGTTGCCGCCCCGCTTCCCAACCGTCCGGGCAGATCATCACCCTGCGATTAAGCGGCTGGCAGAGTAACCCTAATGAAAAGCAACGTCTGGACTATCTGCTCAGGAAGTTTGAGAAAACCCATCCCACGATTCAGGTCAAATACGAAACGATCAATAGCGAGTATATGGATGTAATTAAAACTCGCCTGATTGGGGATGTAGCTCCCGATGTGTTTTATCTGGATGGGTTTGAAGCACCGCTGTTAATGCAATATCAGGTGCTGGAGCCTTTAGATCGTTACATAACCCCTGAGTTTAACCTGGCAGATTTTGAACCGTCTCTGCTGAATGCCTTCCGATACAGGAACCAGCTTTACGGGTTGCCCAAAGACTTTTCGACTCTGGCGCTGATCTATAACAAACAAGCCCTGGCGGCGGCTGGAATTACCCACCCCCCAAAAACCTGGGCAGCGTTTACGGTGGCCGCCAGGAAGCTAACGGTAGACCGCAATGGAGATGGAAAAATTGACCAGTACGGGTTTGGCATTGCGCCTGAACTGGCACGACAAACATTTATGATTAAAGCCTTTGGCGGGCAGTTGGTTGACCAGAATGGTTTTGCGACCTTTGCTGCCCCCAACAGCTTACGAGGTCTGGAACTGATCGTGAACCAGTATCGCCGCGATCGCACCGCCGCCCAACCGACAGACGTTGGCGCAACCTGGGGGAGTGAAATGTTGGGGCAGGGAAAAGCCGCAATGGTAATTGAGGGTCCCTGGTCCATTCCCTACTTTAAGGAAACCTTTCCGGCTCTGGAGTTTGGGACGGCGGAAGTGCCTGCCATCAATGGTAAGCCTGGCACAATGGCCTATACGGTTGCCTACGTGATGAATCGCAAAACCAGGCATAAAGAAGCAGCCTGGAAATTGATTGCTTACCTGACGGGTAAGGAGGGCATGAAAGCCTGGGCAGATCAGGGGTTAGCCCTACCTGCTCGCCGTTCAGTCCTGGGTGAACTTGGATACGATAAAAATACGCTCTATGCCCCCTTTGTTGCCGGAGCACGCTACGCTACCATCTGGCAGGCAGGGAAACATCTTCCTACTATTCGGATGAATTTTAACAACCAGTTTATCAGTGCTTTATTGGGTGAACAGCCCCTCAGTGATGCCATGCAAAGAGCGCAGGATACAGCAAATCGGGAGATTTCCTGGGCAAATTGA
- the cobJ gene encoding precorrin-3B C(17)-methyltransferase, whose product MIFQDFQPIAAIATTPAGINQLQPLLQNHTVTLWIPASLVSPTSSFPPSLPRPLPYPGSLKDQIAALWTSHRSFIFCLATGAVVRLIAPLLQDKSSDPAVIVVDESGEFVISLCGGHQGGADQLARLVALQLGMTPVITGAAHRIKVPGIDVLGIPFGWQKGDGDWTGVSAAIARQEPVEVIQEAGSTLWQKPLPEGHPFEWVEPATGHRSRGTGNGGWGTGARIWISPALGELDTRQQTASIQHPAPSPTANRPPIPEVHWHPRVLWVGIGCERGSSKRLIEHAVREVLRSQQLSEQAIAGVATIDLKADERGLVEYCRDRNLPCRYFPAALLRTIVTPNPSAIVEAEVGTPSVAEAAALAGASLTAAALTLSADPFQPPLLRVPKQIIRLDGEPGAVTIAVAQSPQEYTGRIGKLWLVGTGPGQLDQMTPAAQTAIAQADLVIGYSLYLDLIRPLLRPGQIVEASSITQERQRAERAIALANWGLTVAVVSSGDCGIYGMAGLVFEQLQAQGWDGHQPEVQVFPGITALQAAASRVGAPLMHDFCAISLSDLLTPWEVIEKRLMAAAQADFVVALYNPRSQTRTRQIEMAQKIFLDCRAAGTPVAIVRSAYRADEQITLTTLAEFLTVPIDMLTIVLIGNQSSRFHANWFVTPRGYLGFERPVS is encoded by the coding sequence TTGATTTTTCAAGACTTCCAACCCATCGCGGCGATCGCCACTACTCCCGCGGGTATCAATCAGCTTCAACCCCTACTTCAGAACCACACTGTTACCCTCTGGATCCCCGCATCGCTGGTCAGCCCAACGTCTTCTTTCCCTCCTTCTCTCCCCCGGCCTCTTCCCTATCCTGGCTCCCTTAAAGATCAGATTGCCGCCCTCTGGACTTCTCACCGCAGTTTTATTTTCTGCCTTGCCACTGGCGCGGTTGTGCGTTTGATTGCTCCTTTGCTGCAAGACAAATCCTCCGATCCAGCCGTGATTGTGGTGGATGAATCCGGAGAGTTTGTTATCAGCCTGTGTGGAGGACACCAGGGGGGGGCCGATCAACTGGCACGTTTAGTCGCGCTTCAGCTCGGAATGACGCCAGTGATCACCGGAGCTGCCCATCGAATTAAAGTGCCGGGAATTGATGTACTGGGCATTCCCTTTGGCTGGCAGAAAGGGGATGGGGACTGGACCGGGGTGAGTGCTGCGATCGCCCGCCAGGAACCTGTGGAAGTGATTCAAGAAGCGGGTTCTACCCTCTGGCAGAAGCCTCTACCAGAGGGGCATCCGTTTGAGTGGGTGGAACCAGCGACAGGGCACAGAAGCAGGGGGACGGGGAACGGGGGATGGGGAACCGGGGCAAGGATATGGATCAGTCCTGCGCTGGGGGAACTGGACACCCGACAGCAGACCGCCTCGATTCAGCACCCAGCCCCTTCCCCCACTGCTAATCGACCCCCAATTCCTGAAGTCCACTGGCATCCCCGTGTCCTCTGGGTTGGGATTGGCTGCGAACGGGGAAGTTCCAAAAGGTTGATTGAACATGCAGTACGGGAGGTTCTGCGATCGCAGCAACTATCTGAACAGGCGATCGCGGGTGTTGCCACCATTGACCTGAAAGCAGATGAGCGGGGACTGGTCGAGTACTGTCGCGATCGCAACCTGCCCTGTCGCTACTTTCCGGCTGCCCTTTTACGCACAATCGTCACTCCAAATCCCTCCGCCATTGTGGAAGCGGAAGTGGGTACTCCCAGTGTCGCGGAAGCGGCTGCTCTGGCAGGAGCCAGTCTGACTGCGGCTGCCCTGACTTTATCGGCGGATCCGTTTCAGCCACCACTGCTCAGGGTTCCGAAACAGATTATTCGGCTGGATGGAGAGCCGGGAGCCGTCACCATCGCGGTTGCCCAGTCCCCCCAGGAATATACCGGGCGCATCGGCAAGCTCTGGTTGGTGGGCACCGGACCGGGGCAACTGGATCAGATGACACCAGCCGCCCAGACGGCGATCGCCCAGGCAGATCTGGTCATTGGCTATTCTCTTTACCTCGATTTAATCAGGCCGTTACTGCGTCCCGGTCAGATCGTAGAGGCGTCTTCCATTACCCAGGAACGACAGCGGGCAGAACGGGCGATCGCCCTGGCGAACTGGGGCTTAACGGTGGCGGTTGTCTCTTCGGGTGACTGTGGTATCTATGGCATGGCAGGACTGGTGTTCGAGCAATTGCAGGCACAGGGGTGGGATGGTCACCAACCTGAGGTCCAGGTTTTTCCCGGTATCACGGCTTTACAGGCAGCCGCCTCGCGGGTGGGGGCACCCCTGATGCACGATTTTTGTGCCATCAGCCTCAGCGATCTGTTAACCCCCTGGGAGGTGATTGAAAAACGTCTGATGGCGGCTGCCCAGGCAGATTTTGTGGTGGCACTGTATAACCCCAGATCCCAGACTCGGACACGACAGATTGAAATGGCTCAAAAGATTTTTCTCGATTGTCGGGCGGCTGGAACTCCCGTTGCGATCGTCCGCTCTGCCTATCGCGCCGATGAACAGATTACCCTGACGACACTGGCAGAGTTTTTGACCGTTCCCATCGATATGTTGACCATCGTGCTGATTGGCAATCAAAGTAGCCGCTTTCATGCCAACTGGTTTGTGACTCCACGGGGCTATCTGGGATTCGAGCGTCCAGTCTCCTGA
- a CDS encoding restriction endonuclease subunit R: MTKTIAADTITLYDLEQQFQLRQSADPSFFPEWQADLPALTEAEQQRLQRIQAIVANLEQRSVLETTVKLAVVAPLLDLSGLFLPPFYVSTEDSVAIEATDGSLVVRGRIDILVLKERLWVLVIESKRAEFSVKVGVPQVLSYMLASPQKNDPLYGLVTNGTDFVFLKLLIQDVPCYARSKQFILGQDHDLEQVLQILKRLAEAVGSTTNDLD; encoded by the coding sequence GTGACCAAAACAATTGCTGCCGATACAATTACCCTCTACGACCTGGAGCAGCAGTTCCAGTTAAGGCAATCCGCAGACCCTTCATTCTTTCCAGAATGGCAGGCAGACTTGCCTGCACTTACGGAAGCCGAACAGCAGCGGTTGCAACGGATTCAGGCGATCGTTGCCAACTTAGAGCAGCGATCTGTGCTTGAGACCACAGTAAAACTGGCAGTAGTGGCTCCACTGCTGGATTTGTCTGGGCTGTTTTTGCCACCATTCTATGTCAGTACGGAAGACTCAGTGGCAATTGAAGCCACCGATGGCAGTCTTGTGGTGCGGGGTCGGATTGATATCCTGGTACTGAAAGAACGACTGTGGGTACTGGTAATTGAGTCAAAACGAGCTGAATTTTCTGTGAAGGTCGGAGTTCCTCAGGTTTTGTCTTATATGCTGGCATCTCCCCAAAAGAATGATCCTCTCTATGGATTAGTTACTAACGGTACCGATTTCGTGTTTCTAAAACTATTGATTCAAGATGTTCCGTGCTATGCCAGGTCAAAGCAGTTTATCTTAGGTCAGGATCATGATCTGGAACAGGTGTTGCAAATTCTTAAACGCCTGGCGGAAGCCGTTGGATCAACTACCAATGACCTGGATTAA
- a CDS encoding DnaJ domain-containing protein, whose translation MAISDHYRTLNVNPTATQEEIKRAYRRLAKQFHPDGNRETANHEKIANVNAAYEVLGDPDSRRSYDHQRQYHAQLESAGFATEESTREQRNAAAQARYRQQRAARQTDEQLHLWLNRVYTPVSRMIQQILKPIRDQIDDLSADPFDDELMADFQTYLEDCRDRLSRAEAIFRSLPNPPSLAGAAASLYHCLNQINDGIEQFEFYTLNYDEYYLHTGQELFRIAAGLRREAQSGVKNIT comes from the coding sequence ATGGCTATTTCTGATCACTACCGCACCCTGAATGTCAACCCGACTGCCACCCAGGAGGAAATCAAACGGGCGTATCGACGGCTGGCAAAGCAGTTTCATCCTGATGGCAATCGGGAAACGGCTAACCACGAAAAGATTGCTAACGTCAATGCAGCTTACGAAGTGCTGGGTGATCCTGACAGTCGCCGGTCCTATGACCACCAGCGTCAGTACCACGCTCAGTTAGAGTCTGCTGGGTTTGCGACTGAGGAATCTACCCGCGAACAGCGTAACGCGGCGGCCCAGGCCCGTTATCGGCAACAACGCGCTGCCCGCCAGACCGATGAACAGTTACACCTGTGGCTGAACCGGGTCTACACACCTGTCAGCCGTATGATTCAGCAAATTTTGAAACCCATCCGAGATCAGATCGATGATCTGTCTGCCGATCCGTTTGACGATGAACTTATGGCAGATTTTCAGACCTATCTGGAAGATTGCCGCGATCGCTTAAGTCGGGCTGAAGCGATTTTTCGGTCTTTGCCCAACCCACCGTCATTGGCCGGAGCGGCTGCCAGCCTTTACCATTGCCTGAACCAGATTAATGACGGGATTGAACAATTTGAATTTTATACCCTGAACTACGATGAGTATTACCTGCACACCGGACAGGAACTCTTTAGAATTGCGGCTGGTTTGCGCCGGGAGGCTCAGTCAGGCGTAAAAAACATTACCTGA
- a CDS encoding 5-(carboxyamino)imidazole ribonucleotide synthase gives MTGSQGKAMAVVKRVGVIGGGQLAWMMAGGAEKLGVELIVQTPSRSDPAVAIATEVILASVGDASATAELAAQCDVITFENEFVDLPALSLLEQQGLCFRPSLSALEPLLDKYNQRSYLQSLGLPVPRFMPLHPEQMPEISLSPSAPSGKLEFPLVLKTRRHGYDGQGTFIIKDRAALQATLAELSHVPLLLEEFVPFERELAAIAARSVKGEIAIFPVVETQQVEQVCRRVFAPATISRTVQAEVEAIAHTLLNHLQVVGVFGIELFLTPDGRVLVNEIAPRVHNSGHFTLDACETSQFEQHLRAVCGLPLGSPAMKCPAAVMVNLLGYEHSIRDYAAQRQQLAAIPQARVHWYGKTESRPGRKLGHVTVLLEEPGDDQRERAIATELEAIWYGRE, from the coding sequence GTGACGGGTAGTCAGGGAAAAGCAATGGCGGTAGTGAAACGGGTTGGGGTGATTGGCGGCGGGCAGCTTGCCTGGATGATGGCAGGGGGGGCTGAGAAGTTGGGTGTGGAGCTAATTGTGCAAACACCTTCCAGATCTGACCCGGCAGTGGCGATCGCCACAGAGGTCATTCTGGCTTCAGTGGGGGATGCTTCAGCCACGGCTGAACTGGCGGCTCAGTGTGATGTCATTACGTTTGAGAATGAATTTGTGGATTTGCCAGCCCTCTCCTTGCTGGAGCAGCAGGGTCTGTGTTTCCGTCCTTCCCTCAGTGCCCTGGAGCCACTGCTGGATAAGTACAATCAACGTTCTTATCTGCAATCCCTGGGTCTCCCGGTTCCCAGATTTATGCCATTACACCCGGAGCAGATGCCAGAAATCTCTCTGTCGCCGTCTGCGCCTTCAGGAAAGCTGGAATTTCCCCTGGTGCTGAAAACGCGCCGTCATGGGTACGACGGTCAGGGTACGTTCATCATCAAAGATCGGGCAGCCTTGCAGGCAACCCTGGCAGAGTTAAGCCATGTGCCGTTACTGCTGGAAGAGTTTGTGCCCTTTGAGCGAGAGTTAGCCGCGATCGCTGCCCGCTCTGTGAAGGGGGAAATCGCCATTTTTCCTGTGGTCGAAACGCAGCAGGTAGAGCAGGTCTGCCGTCGGGTGTTTGCCCCGGCAACCATCAGTCGAACCGTCCAGGCAGAGGTGGAAGCGATCGCCCACACCCTGCTGAACCATTTGCAGGTAGTGGGGGTCTTCGGGATCGAACTGTTTCTTACCCCGGATGGGCGGGTGCTGGTTAACGAAATTGCTCCCCGTGTGCATAACTCTGGGCACTTTACCCTCGATGCCTGTGAAACTTCCCAGTTTGAGCAGCACTTGAGGGCGGTATGTGGGTTGCCCCTGGGCAGCCCAGCCATGAAGTGTCCGGCGGCTGTAATGGTCAACCTGCTGGGCTACGAACATTCCATCCGGGACTATGCCGCACAACGCCAGCAACTCGCCGCCATTCCCCAGGCGCGGGTTCACTGGTACGGCAAAACGGAATCCCGTCCTGGACGAAAGTTGGGACATGTTACGGTGTTGCTGGAAGAGCCTGGAGACGACCAGCGGGAGCGAGCAATCGCGACGGAACTGGAAGCGATCTGGTACGGCAGGGAATAG
- a CDS encoding phosphoadenylyl-sulfate reductase produces the protein MTQLTGQTVAELDIAALETELSNQSPQKILERALSLFDNIAISFSGAEDVVLIDMACKIKRDVKVFSLDTGRLHPETYQFIDHVRRHYGIELEVMYPDAAQVEALVNAKGLFSFYEDGHKECCDIRKVAPLRRKLATLDAWITGQRKDQNPSTRASVPVVQQDTAFSTGDRALIKFNPLANWTSADVWMYIRSYEIPYNPLHEKGFISIGCEPCTRAVLPNQHEREGRWWWEDAGKKECGLHAINPVQGS, from the coding sequence ATGACGCAGTTGACCGGGCAAACCGTGGCTGAACTTGATATTGCCGCACTTGAGACAGAGCTTTCTAACCAAAGCCCCCAAAAAATTTTGGAACGGGCATTGAGCTTATTCGATAATATCGCCATCTCCTTCAGCGGGGCTGAAGATGTTGTTTTGATTGACATGGCCTGCAAAATTAAGCGCGATGTCAAGGTTTTTAGCCTGGATACAGGTCGGCTCCATCCTGAAACCTACCAGTTTATTGATCATGTCAGAAGGCACTACGGGATTGAACTTGAGGTGATGTATCCCGATGCTGCCCAGGTCGAAGCGCTGGTGAACGCAAAAGGGTTGTTCAGCTTCTACGAGGACGGACACAAAGAGTGTTGTGACATTCGCAAAGTGGCTCCTCTGCGCCGTAAACTGGCGACCCTGGATGCCTGGATTACGGGACAACGGAAGGATCAAAACCCCTCTACCCGCGCCAGTGTTCCCGTGGTGCAACAGGATACCGCATTTTCGACGGGCGATCGCGCCCTGATCAAATTCAACCCCCTTGCCAACTGGACTTCTGCGGATGTCTGGATGTATATCCGCTCCTATGAAATCCCCTACAATCCTTTACATGAAAAGGGGTTTATTAGCATTGGTTGCGAACCCTGCACCCGTGCAGTTCTGCCCAACCAGCATGAGCGGGAAGGTCGCTGGTGGTGGGAAGATGCTGGTAAGAAAGAATGTGGTTTACATGCCATCAATCCGGTTCAGGGTTCTTGA
- a CDS encoding cytochrome b/b6 domain-containing protein, whose translation MPQSGPYQPALLRILHGVAAILTVLALISGFWVYNTYDKRWGSLALPVLADIQDIHGTVALTFLLFLPVFALYSFHLGYRRLVQEQSFSQLKQIGKPVWWISIQRFVNTLMLIAATFAVVTGRMMKEEWLPAGEIHHQWYLAHLVAWICVFISLALHLLVGARVGGVSLLGSMFSWKMHDEDTLRSWLQGITIKHSSLVLKIIEGIVIGGIIMAFILPVFNS comes from the coding sequence ATGCCGCAATCTGGTCCATACCAACCTGCTTTACTACGAATATTGCACGGTGTTGCTGCGATACTAACTGTTTTAGCTTTGATTTCAGGTTTTTGGGTTTACAACACTTATGATAAACGCTGGGGTAGTCTTGCTTTACCTGTGCTGGCAGATATTCAAGATATTCATGGCACAGTTGCTCTGACTTTCCTGTTATTTTTACCAGTTTTTGCCCTATATAGCTTTCATCTTGGCTATCGCCGTCTAGTGCAGGAGCAATCTTTTAGCCAATTGAAACAGATTGGCAAGCCAGTTTGGTGGATATCAATACAACGGTTTGTCAACACATTAATGCTGATTGCAGCAACGTTTGCAGTGGTGACTGGTCGAATGATGAAAGAAGAATGGCTTCCTGCTGGAGAAATTCATCATCAATGGTATCTAGCTCATCTGGTGGCGTGGATATGTGTGTTCATCAGTCTTGCATTACATCTACTGGTTGGAGCCAGAGTTGGCGGAGTTTCATTGCTAGGATCGATGTTTAGTTGGAAGATGCATGACGAAGATACCCTACGTTCCTGGCTTCAAGGAATCACAATTAAACACTCTAGTCTGGTTTTGAAGATCATCGAAGGTATTGTAATTGGAGGCATCATTATGGCATTTATTCTGCCAGTTTTTAACTCCTAA
- a CDS encoding fructosamine kinase family protein produces MVQWDQIAAHIRQATGKPFEPGDRRSVGGGCINQGYRLSDGDRTYFVKLNQASQIAMFEAEVAGLRDMEATGTIRVPKPVCYGTNGSTGYLVLEWIDLGRGSSQAWNAMGRQLAAMHRATSRSGFGWQINNTIGSTPQVNSWTEDWTEFWIKHRIGFQLNLAKRRGGYFPQEKQLLEAIPALLADHAPQPSLVHGDLWSGNAAISHAGEPVIFDPAAYYGDREVDIAMTELFGGFPSEFYQGYNQVWALEPGYQQRKLLYNLYHILNHFNLFGGGYESQANRMIEQIVAGRYSSRH; encoded by the coding sequence ATGGTTCAGTGGGATCAGATTGCGGCCCATATTCGTCAGGCTACGGGCAAACCGTTTGAACCGGGCGATCGCCGTTCGGTTGGGGGAGGCTGCATTAATCAGGGCTATCGTCTGTCCGATGGGGATCGGACCTATTTCGTGAAACTGAACCAGGCAAGCCAGATTGCCATGTTTGAGGCTGAAGTTGCCGGGCTGCGGGATATGGAAGCAACCGGCACAATTCGGGTGCCCAAACCTGTCTGCTATGGGACCAATGGTTCAACCGGCTACCTGGTCCTGGAATGGATCGACCTGGGGCGAGGGAGCAGCCAGGCATGGAACGCGATGGGACGACAGCTTGCCGCCATGCACCGGGCAACGAGTCGCAGCGGCTTTGGCTGGCAGATCAACAATACGATTGGTTCCACCCCTCAGGTGAATTCCTGGACTGAAGACTGGACGGAGTTCTGGATCAAACACCGGATCGGGTTTCAACTCAACCTGGCAAAACGTCGCGGTGGGTATTTCCCCCAGGAAAAGCAACTTCTGGAGGCTATTCCTGCTCTGTTAGCTGACCATGCCCCTCAACCCTCTCTGGTGCATGGAGATCTCTGGTCGGGTAATGCTGCCATCAGCCATGCAGGTGAGCCAGTCATTTTCGACCCAGCCGCCTATTACGGCGATCGCGAAGTTGACATTGCCATGACTGAACTATTTGGCGGCTTTCCGTCGGAGTTTTACCAGGGCTATAACCAGGTATGGGCACTGGAACCGGGCTATCAGCAGCGTAAACTGCTCTATAACCTTTACCACATCCTCAATCACTTCAATCTTTTTGGCGGTGGCTACGAGTCCCAGGCAAACCGGATGATTGAGCAGATTGTGGCGGGGAGGTACAGCAGTCGCCACTAA
- a CDS encoding tetratricopeptide repeat protein, with translation MKKQAAFLLSLIVAVGLVLGSVVSTQPAITHEFIASQPKSAGPASPKASKPHAPLYENLGNLHHPISTQNKLAQRYFDQGLTLAYGFNHDAAARSFKQAAKLDPDCAICYWGVAYVLGPNINAPMEKDVLPEAWDMLQTAIRLSKNASEKEQAYIQALATRYPRQHLEDRKSYDIAYANAMREVANHYPDDLDAATLFAEALMDTTPWDYWEADGTPKPEGVEIMATLERILQRNPNHAGANHLYIHAVEKERPELGLAAADRLMKLVPGSGHLVHMASHIYIRTGRYHDAVLSNQLGIKADDAYAAICHARGIYADAYMPHNHHFLWFAALMTGQSRVAMNAALQTATVNPQTMRQPEMAGSLQHYYTIPLFTRARFGQWDEILALAAPDADLKYPNGVYQYVRGRALLGKGQPQQATQALKQLQAIATDPSLNAIKIWGFNSTADILTIASEVLAGELAASQGNYEAAIAHLQTAIKREDALVYTEPADWYQPARQSLGAVLLKAGRAPEAEQVYREDLKIYPDNGWSLYGLAQSLQAQGKTQEAQTVKKRFQEAWKYADVQIIASRF, from the coding sequence ATGAAAAAACAAGCAGCTTTCCTGTTGAGCCTGATAGTTGCGGTTGGGTTGGTTCTAGGGTCGGTGGTATCCACACAACCAGCGATAACTCATGAATTCATAGCCAGTCAACCAAAGTCAGCCGGGCCTGCCAGCCCCAAAGCCTCTAAACCTCACGCCCCCCTCTATGAAAACCTGGGCAACCTGCACCATCCCATTTCCACCCAAAATAAACTTGCCCAGCGCTACTTTGACCAGGGGCTAACCCTTGCCTACGGCTTTAACCATGATGCCGCTGCCCGCTCCTTCAAGCAGGCCGCTAAACTCGACCCTGACTGTGCCATTTGCTACTGGGGGGTTGCCTATGTTCTGGGTCCCAACATCAACGCTCCGATGGAGAAAGATGTGCTACCGGAAGCCTGGGACATGCTCCAGACTGCAATCCGGTTGAGCAAAAATGCCAGTGAAAAGGAGCAGGCCTATATCCAGGCATTAGCTACGCGCTATCCCCGGCAGCATCTTGAAGACCGCAAATCCTATGATATTGCCTATGCCAATGCGATGCGGGAAGTCGCCAATCATTACCCGGACGACCTGGATGCTGCGACCCTGTTTGCAGAGGCACTGATGGACACAACTCCCTGGGACTACTGGGAAGCGGATGGGACACCAAAACCGGAGGGGGTTGAAATCATGGCAACTCTGGAACGAATTTTGCAGCGAAACCCAAACCATGCGGGGGCTAACCACCTGTATATTCATGCAGTGGAAAAGGAGCGTCCTGAACTGGGTTTAGCTGCTGCCGATCGCCTGATGAAACTGGTTCCTGGCTCTGGACACCTGGTTCATATGGCATCCCACATCTACATCCGTACCGGACGCTATCACGATGCGGTTCTCTCCAATCAATTGGGGATCAAAGCTGACGATGCGTATGCCGCCATTTGCCATGCCCGGGGCATCTATGCGGATGCCTACATGCCCCATAACCATCACTTTCTCTGGTTTGCGGCATTGATGACCGGGCAGAGTCGGGTGGCTATGAATGCCGCACTGCAAACGGCAACGGTGAATCCCCAAACCATGCGTCAGCCTGAAATGGCAGGGTCGTTGCAGCATTACTACACGATCCCTCTGTTCACCCGTGCCCGCTTTGGGCAGTGGGATGAAATCCTGGCGCTGGCGGCTCCCGATGCCGATCTCAAGTATCCCAATGGGGTTTACCAGTATGTGCGGGGGAGGGCGTTGCTGGGGAAAGGACAACCGCAGCAGGCAACCCAGGCGTTAAAGCAGTTGCAGGCGATCGCCACCGATCCGTCATTGAACGCAATCAAAATCTGGGGATTTAACTCGACAGCAGATATCCTGACCATTGCTTCGGAAGTCCTTGCGGGGGAACTGGCGGCAAGCCAGGGTAACTATGAGGCGGCGATCGCCCACTTACAAACGGCTATCAAACGAGAAGATGCCCTGGTTTACACCGAACCAGCGGACTGGTATCAACCTGCACGCCAATCGCTGGGGGCTGTCCTACTCAAAGCAGGTCGTGCCCCCGAAGCCGAGCAGGTCTATCGAGAGGATTTGAAGATCTACCCTGACAATGGCTGGTCGCTTTATGGATTAGCCCAAAGCCTGCAAGCGCAGGGGAAAACCCAGGAGGCTCAGACGGTGAAGAAACGCTTTCAAGAAGCCTGGAAATACGCAGATGTGCAAATCATCGCTTCCCGGTTTTAG